From Hylaeus volcanicus isolate JK05 chromosome 2, UHH_iyHylVolc1.0_haploid, whole genome shotgun sequence, the proteins below share one genomic window:
- the LOC128885025 gene encoding uncharacterized protein LOC128885025: MMQWTLISAAILVVSNAVADVLVQPGYGQPRLQLQQQQLGPMQPMGIHQRTSEIQHQPIDHGYHVELHPVYGNLHQPDNGLSYSPMQPQMTYSPKAYKRLLGSQFSGRGFEGISGAIPAQYVPLAVHSRLRRSVTDESSPGSNTEKRTKVGVATKSTLNENVPPVVDLQSQNGEVTKNLDDKRVDVRHSQQNQGSTLFGLNPSNLHPGYHQYTEPFNPRYQIINEQTQPQVSPQVNSRATSQEQTQNLVTPPSQQIYPNTNRGDYKNSMSVQRLDAQQQQQSGLTQNIVANQQRNFPDPRPPSAPLRSPRPETPNGPTEPRTPDTTQAMYNADDELVGSHHHHHKTKIITSHLGRYRGAYTAPNVATSGGYRCSCSNPGYVAPNVDDALASYNLATGAQVYQLPSLQETTYPPVRFVVLPPSYNNYVSNYDWGYQPSLSPYNACLQDTVPSVAYQLV; this comes from the exons ATGATGCAGTGGACGTTG ATTTCAGCGGCCATACTCGTAGTCAGCAATGCTGTTGCTGACGTTCTGGTGCAACCAGGTTACGGACAACCACGTTTGCAGTTACAACAGCAACAACTTGGACCAATGCAACCTATGGGAATTCATCAACGCACCTCTGAGATACAACATCAACCGATAGACCATGGTTATCACGTGGAGCTTCATCCAGTGTATGGCAATTTGCACCAGCCTGACAATGGACTGTCGTACTCGCCCATGCAACCTCAGATGACGTACTCGCCCAAGGCTTACAAACGTTTACTTGGTAGCCAATTCAGTGGCCGTGGATTCGAGGGAATATCTGGAGCCATTCCAGCTCAATACGTTCCTTTG GCAGTACATAGTCGTCTCAGGAGGTCTGTCACCGACGAATCCAGTCCTGGGTCAAACACCGAGAAACGCACAAAAGTGGGTGTGGCCACGAAGTCGACCCTAAACGAAAATGTCCCTCCGGTCGTCGATTTGCAAAGTCAGAACGGAGAAGTTACGAAAAACCTCGATG ACAAACGCGTGGATGTTCGCCATAGCCAACAGAATCAAGGTTCTACCCTGTTCGGTCTGAATCCATCAAACCTGCACCCTGGATATCATCAATACACTGAACCCTTCAACCCTCGTTATCAAATCATCAACGAACAGACACAACCACAAGTATCGCCCCAAGTGAATTCTCGAGCAACATCGCAGGAGCAAACGCAGAATCTGGTTACACCTCCGTCACAGCAGATCTATCCTAATACGAACCGCGGAGACTATAAAAATTCCATGTCGGTGCAACGTCTTGACGcacagcaacaacagcagaGTGGATTGACGCAGAACATCGTCGCAAATCAACAGAGAAACTTCCCTGATCCCAGACCACCATCTGCTCCTCTTCGATCGCCGAGACCAGAGACGCCAAACGGCCCTACCGAACCTCGAACACCT GATACCACGCAGGCTATGTATAACGCGGACGACGAGCTGGTGGGCTCGCACCACCATCACCACAAGACGAAAATAATCACGAGTCATTTGGGTCGTTATCGCGGAGCATACACGGCGCCCAACGTCGCGACCAGCGGAGGTTACCGTTGCTCCTGCTCGAATCCTGGCTACGTCGCTCCCAACGTCGACGATGCCCTGGCGTCGTATAACTTAGCAACCGGAGCACAAGTTTATCAACTCCCGAGCCTGCAAGAAACGACTTATCCGCCCGTCAGATTCGTCGTTTTGCCACCAAGTTACAACAATTACGTATCCAACTACGATTGGGGATACCAGCCTTCCCTTTCGCCGTACAACGCGTGCTTACAGGACACCGTGCCATCCGTGGCGTACCAGCTTGTGTGA